The following coding sequences lie in one bacterium genomic window:
- a CDS encoding nucleotidyltransferase domain-containing protein: protein MKHSEINRICDEVLERREEILRLAEKHGAENVRVFGSAARGELGPESDIDFLIAEGDGKTQLFPCGLIVDLERLFGRKIDVVQEDALDEILERSILAEAVEI from the coding sequence ATGAAACACTCCGAAATAAATCGAATTTGTGACGAAGTCCTGGAGAGGCGCGAGGAAATCCTGCGCCTCGCGGAAAAGCACGGAGCGGAAAACGTGCGCGTTTTCGGCAGCGCCGCCCGCGGCGAACTCGGGCCGGAGAGCGACATCGATTTCCTGATTGCCGAAGGCGACGGCAAAACGCAGCTTTTTCCCTGCGGATTAATCGTCGATCTTGAAAGGCTGTTTGGAAGGAAGATAGACGTGGTACAGGAAGATGCGCTTGATGAAATTCTAGAAAGAAGCATCCTGGCAGAGGCGGTGGAGATATGA